A window of the Lolium perenne isolate Kyuss_39 chromosome 7, Kyuss_2.0, whole genome shotgun sequence genome harbors these coding sequences:
- the LOC127317803 gene encoding mechanosensitive ion channel protein 10, whose translation MDPSKSSAKPAAVANGDVVLLMPPEQPQPQKQQPPPPPKPTAEAPQTPQHSEKPPPTSSPHRPPLPNPEKPPPTTSPSRPPLPPASAPLLRRRSSIAKPKSRFVEPPTPPAPSSHPSPARPSTTQTPRPASTPHTPGDADDDDDIFRKDGAPAHASAAKCRRRACISLELAVLVAFLALLVVSLLLHPLKGRFVWGLEIWKWCVMVITVFSGHLVSHWLIALIVFLIERNFLLRNKVLYFVFGLKRSVQACIWVGLVLVAWSQLFDRDLGRPPKTARILNYVSRFLASVLIASVIWLIKTFIMKSIASSFHRKAFFDRIQESLFHQYVLQALSGPPLMELAENIGREPSGRVSLSRVSEEKGTPKVIDVAKLRRMNQEKISAWTMKGLITAIRSSKLSTISQSIESFDEFDDAEQKDKEINSEWEAKIAANTIFKNVARPGYKHIEEIDLLRFFNKEEAALVLPMFEGASETGKIKKSALKTWVVKAYLDRKSLAHSLNDTKTAVSQLHNLMRVLVIIIITIITLLLMGIATTKVLVVISSQLLVVVFIFGNACKTVFEALIFVFIMHPFDVGDRCVIDGIQMTVEEMNILTTVLLKNDNEKVYYPNSVLSTKPISNFYRSPNMFDTVDFAIDVSTSAASIGALKSRIKGYLESKPTHWYPIHTVNLKDILDVNKINMSLSAQHTMNFQNIREKNIRRSELVMELKKIFEELSITYYLLPQKVELSYAGPNPLPISVSQGR comes from the exons ATGGATCCCTCGAAATCCAGCGCGAagcccgccgccgtcgccaatggcGACGTCGTCCTCCTCATGCCACCCGAGCAGCCCCAACCCCAGAagcagcagccgccgccgccacccaagCCCACGGCGGAGGCGCCCCAAACCCCCCAACACTCCGAGAAGCCGCCGCCGACCTCCAGCCCCCATCGCCCGCCTCTCCCCAACCCGGAGAAGCCGCCCCCGACCACGAGCCCCTCGCGCCCGCCTCTCCCTCCCGCCTCGGcgcccctcctccgccgccgctcctccATCGCCAAGCCCAAATCCCGCTTCGTCGAGCCGCCGACCCCTCCAGCCCCCTCCTCCCACCCCTCCCCGGCGCGCCCCTCCACCACCCAGACCCCTCGCCCCGCCTCCACCCCGCACACCCCCggcgacgccgacgacgacgacgacatctTCCGCAAGGACGGCGCCCCGGCCCACGCCTCCGCCGCCAAGTGCCGCCGCAGGGCCTGCATCTCGCTCGAGCTCGCCGTGCTCGTCGCCTTCCTCGCGCTGCTCGTCGTCAGCCTCCTCCTGCACCCGCTCAAGGGCCGCTTCGTCTGGGGGCTCGAGATCTGGAAGTGGTGCGTCATGGTCATCACCGTCTTCTCCGGCCACCTCGTCAGCCACTGGCTCATCGCACTCATCGTCTTCCTCATCGAGCGCAACTTCCTGCTCCGCAACAAGGTGCTCTACTTCGTCTTCGGCCTCAAGAGGAGCGTCCAGGCCTGTATCTGGGTCGGCCTCGTGCTCGTCGCCTGGTCGCAGCTCTTTGACCGCGACCTCGGTCGCCCACCAAAAACGGCCAGGATCCTCAACTATGTCTCCAGGTTCCTCGCCTCAGTGCTCATCGCATCGGTTATCTGGTTAATCAAGACGTTTATCATGAAGTCCATTGCGTCCTCCTTCCACCGGAAGGCCTTCTTCGACCGGATCCAGGAGAGCCTCTTCCACCAGTATGTGCTGCAGGCTCTGTCTGGCCCTCCGTTAATGGAACTGGCGGAGAATATTGGGCGGGAGCCAAGTGGGCGCGTGAGCTTAAGCAGGGTGAGCGAGGAGAAAGGAACGCCCAAGGTCATCGATGTTGCCAAACTAAGGAGGATGAACCAGGAGAAGATCTCGGCTTGGACAATGAAAGGGCTCATCACGGCAATACGAAGCTCTAAGCTGTCAACGATATCTCAAAGTATTGAGAGCTTTGACGAGTTTGATGACGCGGAGCAAAAGGATAAGGAGATAAATAGCGAGTGGGAGGCAAAGATAGCAGCAaataccattttcaaaaatgttgcAAGGCCCGGCTACAA GCACATTGAGGAGATAGATTTGCTGAGATTTTTCAACAAGGAGGAGGCAGCCCTGGTGCTTCCAATGTTTGAAGGGGCATCAGAGACGGGGAAGATTAAGAAATCTGCTCTAAAAACTTGGGTG GTTAAAGCATACCTCGACCGCAAATCACTAGCACATTCTCTGAACGACACAAAAACTGCAGTTAGCCAACTTCACAACCTCATGAGAGTTCTGGTTATTATTATAATCACCATTATCACTCTGCTGTTGATGGGCATTGCGACAACCAAGGTCCTTGTTGTCATTTCATCACAGCTTCTAGTTGTGGTATTCATATTTGGAAATGCCTGCAAGACTGTATTTGAGGCCCTTATATTCGTCTTCATCATGCATCCGTTTGATGTTGGTGACCGCTGTGTCATTGATGGAATTCAG ATGACTGTTGAAGAAATGAATATCTTGACCACTGTTCTGCTAAAGAATGACAATGAGAAGGTCTATTATCCAAACTCCGTGCTGTCGACAAAGCCAATCAGCAACTTTTACCGAAGCCCTAACATGTTTGACACTGTCGACTTTGCTATTGATGTTTCAACTTCAGCTGCGAGCATTGGAGCTCTGAAATCAAGAATTAAAGG GTACTTGGAGAGCAAACCAACACACTGGTACCCTATCCACACTGTAAACCTAAAGGACATCTTGGACGTGAACAAGATCAACATGTCCTTGTCTGCTCAGCACACCATGAACTTCCAGAATATCCGTGAAAAGAACATCAGGAGATCTGAGCTAGTCATGGAGCTGAAGAAAATATTCGAGGAGCTGTCCATTACTTACTACCTTCTGCCTCAAAAAGTCGAGCTTAGCTATGCGGGACCAAACCCATTACCCATATCTGTTTCCCAGGGCAGATAG